The proteins below come from a single Roseiflexus sp. RS-1 genomic window:
- a CDS encoding MFS transporter, producing the protein MTDARNPVLLPPAQRRRGAVVMLVITFLMWGGFFMVIPLISIRYVDDLGWSAGAIGLVLAIRQLTQQGLTVFGGALADRFGAKGLIVVGMFIRAVSFSALALASTYPLLMISALMAAIGGALFDSPSSAAMVALTRPEERNRYFAVLGVVRNLGMSLGPLAGAVLLRIDFAFVALAAAGCFFIAAAVTLLLLPPVQVATERGELLAGILLALRDRRFMAFNVLLMGYWFMWVQMTISLPLAARTLAGTADAVSWLYALNAGMGIVLQYPVVRIAERWLRPLPVLLIGIALMALGLGSVALASTTGLLLASVAIFSFGALLAAPGQQTVAAELANPTALGSYFGVSALALALGGGIGNYAGGALYSLGYHIGAPALPWLVCLVVGIGSAIGLALLDRHLTRHPANVADAAVSYRD; encoded by the coding sequence ATGACAGACGCACGGAACCCGGTGCTCCTTCCACCTGCACAGCGACGACGCGGCGCAGTGGTGATGCTGGTGATTACTTTCCTCATGTGGGGCGGATTCTTCATGGTTATCCCCCTTATATCGATACGCTACGTTGATGACCTGGGATGGTCGGCGGGAGCGATAGGACTGGTGCTGGCGATCCGTCAGTTAACGCAGCAGGGATTGACCGTTTTCGGCGGCGCGCTGGCAGACCGGTTCGGCGCGAAGGGATTGATCGTCGTCGGCATGTTCATTCGTGCGGTCAGTTTCAGTGCGCTGGCGCTTGCGTCAACCTATCCGCTGCTGATGATCAGCGCGCTCATGGCGGCGATTGGCGGCGCATTGTTCGATTCGCCATCGTCGGCGGCGATGGTTGCGCTTACGCGACCGGAAGAGCGCAACCGGTACTTTGCAGTGCTGGGAGTCGTGCGCAACCTGGGGATGTCCCTCGGTCCGCTGGCGGGCGCAGTGTTGCTACGGATCGATTTTGCCTTTGTTGCGCTTGCGGCGGCTGGCTGTTTCTTCATCGCTGCGGCTGTGACGTTGCTGCTCTTGCCGCCGGTGCAGGTTGCAACCGAACGCGGTGAACTGCTGGCGGGCATTCTGCTTGCGCTGCGCGACCGGCGCTTCATGGCGTTCAATGTGCTGCTGATGGGATACTGGTTCATGTGGGTGCAGATGACCATCTCGCTTCCCCTGGCGGCGCGCACGCTTGCCGGGACTGCTGATGCCGTGAGCTGGCTCTACGCCCTGAATGCAGGAATGGGCATCGTGTTGCAGTATCCGGTGGTGCGCATCGCCGAACGCTGGTTGCGCCCGCTCCCGGTGTTGCTGATCGGCATTGCGCTGATGGCATTGGGGTTGGGCAGCGTGGCGCTTGCCAGTACGACCGGGCTGCTGCTGGCGAGTGTGGCGATCTTTTCATTTGGCGCCTTGCTGGCTGCGCCGGGACAACAGACGGTCGCTGCCGAACTGGCGAATCCGACGGCGCTTGGCTCGTACTTCGGCGTCAGCGCACTGGCGCTGGCGCTGGGCGGCGGGATCGGGAATTATGCCGGGGGGGCGTTGTACAGCCTGGGATACCACATTGGCGCACCAGCACTCCCCTGGCTGGTCTGTCTGGTGGTCGGCATCGGCTCGGCAATCGGTCTGGCGCTGCTCGATCGCCACCTTACCCGTCATCCGGCGAATGTTGCCGATGCAGCCGTGTCCTATCGCGACTGA
- a CDS encoding SH3 domain-containing protein: MSPFSPIVTVSGSPSIIIALLLSAVVLLELERIWTRTRRFAGKPVGAPAFVLDGLAIAAALFAFVGCAVALMQIMIEAASYMFERTTGLVGQIDGTTAGLAIGSLIALLVSMIVIRHLSSRTAAPPREPMRPEIVPEGRIIRPEPAPPIAGALPVLSGNVAESEEEPPLVMLRTRRPSQRPVPHPVQMPTVEQMLTPPQPKPRRLQRIVVMAATLLVVGATGFVYRDAIIQTVAAWQLPITSRPISEPPEDVVSPTTLPATPQVDVQAAPTAAPQIWSVAVERLNLRAGPGIDYPVVTTLKRGDDVIDLGETAGSGEDRWVRVRAGTQEGWVFRAFLR; encoded by the coding sequence ATGTCTCCCTTCTCACCGATTGTTACCGTGTCTGGTTCGCCATCGATCATCATCGCTCTGCTGCTCAGCGCAGTAGTGCTGCTGGAACTGGAGCGAATCTGGACGCGCACGCGCCGGTTTGCCGGGAAGCCGGTCGGAGCGCCTGCTTTTGTGCTGGATGGACTGGCGATCGCTGCCGCCCTGTTCGCATTCGTCGGATGTGCGGTGGCGCTGATGCAGATCATGATCGAAGCGGCGTCATACATGTTTGAGCGCACAACAGGTCTGGTGGGACAGATCGATGGAACCACAGCGGGGCTTGCGATCGGCAGCCTGATTGCACTCCTGGTTTCGATGATCGTGATCCGTCATCTGTCTTCCCGCACCGCCGCACCACCGCGCGAACCGATGCGCCCGGAGATAGTTCCGGAAGGACGCATCATTCGCCCCGAACCGGCGCCGCCGATTGCCGGTGCACTGCCGGTTCTGTCGGGCAATGTCGCTGAGTCAGAGGAGGAACCGCCGCTCGTAATGCTGCGAACGCGCCGTCCATCTCAACGACCTGTGCCACACCCTGTTCAGATGCCGACAGTGGAACAGATGCTGACGCCACCCCAACCCAAACCTCGACGGTTGCAGCGGATCGTCGTGATGGCGGCAACGCTGCTGGTGGTTGGTGCAACCGGCTTTGTGTACCGCGATGCCATCATCCAGACAGTTGCCGCCTGGCAGTTGCCGATAACAAGCCGTCCGATCTCCGAGCCGCCAGAAGATGTCGTCTCGCCAACGACCCTCCCTGCCACTCCGCAGGTTGACGTGCAGGCAGCGCCAACCGCTGCACCGCAGATATGGTCTGTCGCTGTCGAGCGCCTGAACCTGCGCGCCGGTCCTGGCATCGATTATCCGGTCGTTACAACATTGAAGCGCGGCGACGACGTCATTGATCTGGGAGAAACCGCAGGCAGCGGTGAAGACAGGTGGGTGCGGGTGCGGGCGGGGACGCAGGAAGGCTGGGTCTTCCGCGCCTTCCTGCGGTAG